The Podospora bellae-mahoneyi strain CBS 112042 chromosome 7, whole genome shotgun sequence genomic sequence CCAGTGGTGGCTTCGGATGCACcgctggaggatgaggggtgCGGTACCCGAGGAAGTGCGCCACGGCCCGGGGAAAGCGGGGCAGGAATGAGCAAGGAAAGAACGGGTTGACGTGGGCGTCAACATCGAAGTGGAGTGTTGACCATGACGACCTTGGCTTCTCGGTGGGTGGTTTTCGGGTTACGTGCGTGTTGGAGGGTGAGCGGGTGAAGGACATCTTGGCTGCGATGTCAGTGATCTGGATGGTGAAAAGGTCGATCTGATATTCTTTTCATGGCATCTGGAGTGCTCGTGGAGTTTTAAGACGTGAGACAGGAGCAACACCAGTCACACAATGGAAAGAGCGGGCAAAACCCTGGACGGACGCATGGCTGACGAAGAATTCATCTTTATTAAGCGGTATGTTGCCATACAAAGCCATGGTGCCACGAGCGAGCTCCCAGGCTTCGAAAAGGGCAGGAAGGGTCAACCTGTGACTAAATGTTTTGCTCCAAAGCGAGCCAACCGTCAACTGCTTTCGTGGCTCTCTCTCGGCGTTTACGTCAGATTTGCTAAGGGAAACTCCCAAAGAGGGATAGCGGCCGGGTGGATAGAGCCCAAGCCTTTTGACGCCTCGTGCCTCGGCCGCCGGCAGCCGGTTGGGATAGGCTATTTCCGCGGAGGCTGAAAGTCAAAATCGTCTTCATCTCTTTGTCTCTTGTTCGAGCAGCTGCCTTGTCTTGATGCTTTTGGAGCATCAATGCCCTTGTTTTGATGGGGATATCACAAAAGGGACGACCCAAGAGGAGAAAGTGGGGGGACCACCTACGGCATGCTATTGGTGTGCGCCGTGGGTGGGTTTTGCGGGATGAGAAGCCAACTCCCCAAACATCGATCGAAAGCTTGCGGGGGTGGAGAACCATGGAAGTCGGCAATTCGGGAATATGGGGAAAGCAACATCCCATGACGCTGACAGTTCCCGGACCGCTCACTGCACAAGAAGAGACGATGATCTGTGTCTTGACACAGATTAGATACACCATGGCATTTAAACGTCCACGGATGTAAGCTCGAGCTTCATATTCAGACCATTCATGATGAACTCGCACATACACCGCTGAAGGAGACGAGGGTCTTCCCGTAGCTTTTGCACTGCAGTCTACCGAACAAGATAAAACCCCAATGAACCCCGATGATTCCATTGAATGATGACACTGACATTAACAATTACACCAACTACGACGATATTTACAAAATAACCATTTTGAGACTCCcgctaaaaaaaaacaaatcaTCCCACACTGATTTTTGGTGCAACAGAAGGCCGACTCAATAGCCCTGCTGATATGGAGCCTGTCCATATCCTTGAccatgctgctgttggtgatgctgctgataTCCTTGATGATACTGCTGCCCCTCTGGATATCCTGCAATATCTACCTCTTGATActgtggctgttgttgagaatatacttgttgctgctgctgctgctgctgttggagatATTGTTGCTCATATTGGCGTTGTTGCTCGGAAACCACCGGTGAGTCCTGCTGCTGGTACCCCGGCGCAGGCGCTTGATACCCTTCCTGTGGGTGAGCAGACCCAGCACCTGGATACCCGGTATCCTTCTCAGCCGGCGCAGCTCCAGTTCTGAAGCCCATCTGCCTGACAACACCCCACCCGgtcttctgcttcttccgCTTGTCACCACCCAGGCGCTTTGTGTTGGCTCCATTGAAGAAAATCGGTGGTGGCTGAGGCagatggttgaggatgagaacgACAAAGAGGGTAATGACAAGAATCGGCAACGGCCAGGGTGTCCCCCAGAGTTGAAGGACCTGCTCTGTGTTGAGGGTTATCAACGTGACCAAGCAAAGGCCGACGCCAATGAGGAAGTTGAGACCTTTGCGGACGTAGTTGAAGGGAGTCCAGCCTCCGTTGCGAGAGACGATGTAGAGGAGGTTCATCGTGATGAGTGTGAGCCCCGCGGCGACGTAGGCGTAGGTGAAAACGAGCTTGAACTTGCCCCAGTTCAGCTCGGAAACCCGTTCCTCTAGTTCCGCAGCGTTTTTGAAAACCTCGTCGCTACCTTCAAACGCCGAGTACCCGTTGACATTGAATGTTGCAAAGAGTGAATTCTGCATAGCAGTAAGCAATTGCGCCaaggcgttgatgatgtggctGACTGTTTCATTGTTAAAGAATTCCTCTTCTGGTACATCCTGGACTGTGGCCCAGAAGTCATCGGGGATTTCCATGAGCAATGCCAACCCATCGCTGATTGATTGGGGGGTTACATCATATTTTGGTCTGTAGAGCTGAAACACCTCGTTGAGAGTTCCGTTGATGGTTGAGACGAACCATGATGTGGTGACATTGAAGCCGGGGTCATCCCCTGCCTTCAAGGCGGCCATGAACATCTTGTTGGTAGCCAGATAAGTTTCGATAACTTTCCACCAGATGACAAACTGCGATGAGCCGAGGATGAAAAGCTTTAAAAAGATGTGGAAGGGGAAATGGAGGAATGACCAGAGAAGCTCTCTATAAAGCGGCATCCTCAGGTTCCTCCTCCAGTCAAAGTAGATCATATAAATGAGGTAGAGGTTGGAGATTCCCGCGGCCACGTTGCCTGTTGTCGCGCTTGTCCACGAATTGTGATTGATCACAACCTTGGTGACGGCGCTCAGGACGGTGATGATCCCTTCGCCCATGAAAATGTAGCTGAGAAGCGACATGCGGGAGACGATATGCGTGCCTGAGAAGCTCAGAACTTGAAACTTAAGGGATAAGAcaatggtgatgagggtCTCCAGGCCAACCATGATGAACCAAATGGCGTATAGCTTGCTGTCTGTGCCGTCCTTGAAGGCAAATGCAACGCCGAGATAGATGATGGCAGAAACAAGATTTAatgccaccatcatccccatggGTAGCCTGGTTTTCCTAAATCTTCGAATGTGCCACATGATGGATCCGTATTGTGAGGCCAGGGCAAGCCGAGACGCCATGAGGATAAGGGAGAGGGTTCGGTATGTCTGGGATTTATTTTCGTATAGGGACCACGTTGGTGCAACAACTGCGAAGCCAACCATGACACCAAAATGCACCGCTCGTATGGATCGTTCTGTGAACTTGACGGTTAGTCATACTCTCTATGAGTAATGCCCAGTCCGACAGGAGGGAAGACTTACCAAAAATACTATCCGTTATGAAGCGAACATCGAAGAGGCCCAATAAAGCCCAACTGCCCAGCCACAACAGTACAAAGTAAGCGATGAAGCTATTGAGCTGTTGCAAGTTGGTCACATCTTGCACCTCTGCAAAGACGCACAGAATTGCAGCAACAAAGAGGTCGTAAAAGACCTCGATATTCGTCGCTTCGGCGTGCTTCTCAAACTCTGGGTGATCATCGTCCGACTCCCTCCAACCGAGGCTTTCGAAATTGGGGTTGCCCCCTTGACCGTCGGCTGGCGATGGGCTCTCCTTGGGAAAAGACTTGACGCGGACAACAGGACTCTTCATCAGAGGCACGTTGTCCTCGTCCGGATCGACTGTGAGGTGTTCGTTTGCCATGATGTGCGCGTATTGTCTCTGCCGTGGTGTGTCGTGTGGTAGGTAGGGTGGTAACCTGTGCCACTTCTTCTGGACAAGAAGGAATAGAAGCTAAAGGCTGCAAGAGCTCGGTACGGTGAGAAATGTTCCCGATCATCATGGTTGCGGTCCTTAAGGATTTTGACCTTGAATCCTGGTGTCAGCAGCCTGATGCCAAGCATCGCCAGCGGATGAGAAGCTGACGCCGAGGACTGATGCGATGAGAAGGGCTACCCCTATTTGACATGGCTCCCTGTTGGATCTTCAGCAAACTGGCAAGGATCGGCCTTTGTCCAGCGCTTTCTGAGCAAGTGCCCGTTGTTGATCCACTGTCCCGTCAAACCCTTTTCAGCCATTAATAGTGGGTTCTGGAACTGCCATTCCTTAGTTGTCCTCGTGGTAGAGTAAGAACTATAAAGGTAGCGCGCTGCCTTGCTTGGTGGAGCGGCTATGGGGTTGAGATCACGGCAGTTCTATTTTCGGCGAATGTAATGGAGCTGCTTTTGGGAGGCTGTGGTTTTCCGGACA encodes the following:
- a CDS encoding hypothetical protein (EggNog:ENOG503NZKH; COG:S) — its product is MANEHLTVDPDEDNVPLMKSPVVRVKSFPKESPSPADGQGGNPNFESLGWRESDDDHPEFEKHAEATNIEVFYDLFVAAILCVFAEVQDVTNLQQLNSFIAYFVLLWLGSWALLGLFDVRFITDSIFERSIRAVHFGVMVGFAVVAPTWSLYENKSQTYRTLSLILMASRLALASQYGSIMWHIRRFRKTRLPMGMMVALNLVSAIIYLGVAFAFKDGTDSKLYAIWFIMVGLETLITIVLSLKFQVLSFSGTHIVSRMSLLSYIFMGEGIITVLSAVTKVVINHNSWTSATTGNVAAGISNLYLIYMIYFDWRRNLRMPLYRELLWSFLHFPFHIFLKLFILGSSQFVIWWKVIETYLATNKMFMAALKAGDDPGFNVTTSWFVSTINGTLNEVFQLYRPKYDVTPQSISDGLALLMEIPDDFWATVQDVPEEEFFNNETVSHIINALAQLLTAMQNSLFATFNVNGYSAFEGSDEVFKNAAELEERVSELNWGKFKLVFTYAYVAAGLTLITMNLLYIVSRNGGWTPFNYVRKGLNFLIGVGLCLVTLITLNTEQVLQLWGTPWPLPILVITLFVVLILNHLPQPPPIFFNGANTKRLGGDKRKKQKTGWGVTAVQKLREDPRLLQRCMCEFIMNGLNMKLELTSVDV